A genome region from Gouania willdenowi chromosome 9, fGouWil2.1, whole genome shotgun sequence includes the following:
- the LOC114469722 gene encoding uncharacterized protein LOC114469722, with product MGNRQSFVVPLSVCVVCLVCVRCYRVHRALKSNILTYGELPGFVYLSARYVVRAVGRRPGCLYGAPGKRLHYRLCDSRLETHALRQFCGAAGYGADYPDSEYRDIPLCFPEVLCCRLMLLALTHDDFRLSPAGLVRVRQTLRTFQPIDELKKGPFTLQVQVLEYQQTDVGVEVDVRLSAASHCGSPVWESCVTLLSRRKLTSHNQPQESEQRESSAEEVKQVELSVPRMTGLSCSWSFSEFSPHRLHSVPLRFFGFRSEMTAGLWMLSICLAEIEKHKGVKVVTAPVRVSAHFEEPLMVPGNISLSFWKTIRGEGLSSAEDVCCFHMRQDGRDVSHVVGRIIRA from the exons ATGGGAAACAGACAGAGTTTTGTTgttcctctctctgtgtgtgttgtgtgcttAGTGTGTGTTCGGTGTTACCGGGTGCACCGGGCGTTAAAGTCCAATATTCTGACCTACGGAGAGCTGCCGGGCTTTGTGTACCTGAGTGCCCGGTATGTGGTGAGGGCAGTCGGACGGAGGCCGGGCTGCTTGTACGGAGCCCCGGGGAAGAGGCTCCATTACAGGCTGTGTGACAGCAG GTTAGAAACCCATGCTTTGAGGCAGTTCTGCGGCGCTGCTGGGTATGGAGCAGATTACCCAGACTCGGAGTACCGGGACATACCGCTGTGCTTCCCAGAAGTCCTCTGCTGCCGGCTGATGCTGCTCGCGCTGACCCATGACGACTTTCGACTGAGTCCAGCAG GCCTCGTCCGTGTGCGTCAGACGTTGAGAACTTTCCAGCCCATCGATGAGTTGAAGAAAGGTCCGTTCACGCTACAGGTCCAGGTTCTGGAGTACCAGCAGACGGATGTGGGCGTGGAGGTGGACGTCCGTCTGTCAGCTGCTTCCCACTGTGGGTCTCCGGTGTGGGAGAGCTGTGTGACGCTGCTGTCTAGGAGAAAGCTCACCTCACACAACCAACCACAGGAGAGCGAGCAGAGAGAAA GTTCAGCAGAGGAAGTGAAGCAGGTGGAGCTCAGCGTTCCCAGAATGACCGGTCTGAGCTGTTCATGGAGCTTTTCTGAGTTTTCTCCTCACAGACTCCACAGTGTTCCTCTGAGGTTCTTTGGTTTCAGATCTGAGATGACAGCAGGTCTGTGGATGCTGTCCATCTGCCTAGCTGAGATAGAGAAGCACAAAG GTGTAAAGGTGGTCACGGCTCCCGTTAGAGTCTCCGCCCACTTTGAGGAGCCTCTCATGGTGCCCGGGAACATTTCCCTCAGCTTCTGGAAGACGATAAGAGGAGAAGGTTTATCTTCAGCTGAAGATGTCTGCTGCTTCCACATGAGACAAGACGGGCGAGACGTGTCTCACGTGGTGGGACGGATCATCCGTGCGTGA
- the LOC114470064 gene encoding immediate early response 3-interacting protein 1-like, translating into MAFTLYSLIQAAILCVNAVAVLHEERFLSKIGWASDQSVGGFGDEPGVKVQMMNLIRSVRTVMRVPLIAVNSVCIVLLLLFG; encoded by the exons ATGGCTTTTACACTATACTCCCTCATCCAGGCTGCTATTCTGTGTGTGAATGCAGTGGCCGTGTTACACGAAGAACGGTTCCTCAGTAAAA TCGGCTGGGCTTCGGATCAAAGCGTCGGAGGCTTCGGAGACGAACCGGGAGTTAAAGTTCAGATGATGAACCTGATTCGGTCTGTGCGGACCGTGATGAGGG TGCCTCTGATCGCTGTGAACTCTGTGTGCATTGTGTTGCTGCTTCTGTTTGGATGA